The Ciconia boyciana chromosome 22, ASM3463844v1, whole genome shotgun sequence genome has a window encoding:
- the PLCD3 gene encoding 1-phosphatidylinositol 4,5-bisphosphate phosphodiesterase delta-3 isoform X6, with product MWLLPVPPRARPRSRRGRPAPAQPQPHPPPPPSPAAPAGGTGGTGSTAGTGSTAGTGDTGGTGSTGGTGGTGSTDPRTMICGRKARPAAEQPRSPSDGSGGPRRPGRALKKMGLTEDEDIQRMLRGSPLWKIKSRGGPRERLFCLQEDGATVCFEGGFRHARSQQSFSVMHIEGVREGHQSEGLRKYGAAFPEQHCFTLVFKGKRKNLDLAARGEEDARHWVQGLTKLMARLQAMSQPEKLDHWIHGVLQRADRNKDNKMSFREVKSMLRMINIYMDDVYAYKLFKECDHSGNERLEGRELEEFCRRLLRRPELEELFGRYSGEDCVLSAEELRDFLRDQGEDASLRQARAIIRTYELNEKARQQDLMMLDGFMMYLLSAAGDILNQEHTKVHQDMSQPLCHYFISSSHNTYLTHNQIGGTSSTEAYVSDVIESIRDYAFKQSPYPVILSLENHCGLEQQATMARHMKAILGDMLLTQPLEGQDPHDLPSPEQLKGKVLVKGKKLPEPWHEPQRVTSLLDPEEEEEEEEEEEEEKLQDRSSQQSLQSLQEIKPLQAKDASQVAPELSAVVVYCQAVPFPGLAHALRHPRPCEMSSFSERKARKLIKEAGSALVQYNTRQLSRIYPLGLKMNSSNYNPQEMWNAGCQLVALNFQTPGYEMDLNAGRFLGNGRCGYVLKPPCLRSPPGERPRHLVLHIRVRAPRPPSPTPGWVPPASLLGDTHGVPMPGQVISAQQLPKLKREKGSSIVDPFVRVEIHGVPADCSKQQTHHKLNNGFNPRWEETLSFQLLAPELALVRFVVEDYDSTSCNDFVGQFTLPLASMREGYRHIHLLSKDGASLSPATLFVHVQCKSL from the exons ATGTGGCTCCTCCCGGTAcctccccgcgcccggccccggtcccggcggggccgcccagccccagcccagccccagccccatccgccgccgccgcccagccCGGCTGCACCggccgggggcaccgggggcacCGGGAGCACCGCCGGGACCGGGAGCACCGCGGGTACCGGGGACACCGGGGGCACCGGGAGTACCGGGGGTACCGGGGGTACCGGGAGCACCGACCCCCGCACCATGATCTGCGGCAGGAAGGCGCGTCCCGCCGCCgagcagccccgctccccctcgGACGGCTCCGGTggcccccgccggcccggcaGAGCCTTGAAGAAAATGG GCCTGACAGAGGACGAGGACATCCAGCGGATGCTGCGGGGCTCCCCGCTCTGGAAGATCAAGTCCCGGGGGGGCCCCAGGGAGCGGCTGTTCTGCCTGCAGGAGGACGGGGCGACCGTCTGCTTCGAGGGGGGCTTCAGGCATGCTcgctcccagcagagct TCTCGGTGATGCACATCGAGGGGGTGCGTGAGGGACACCAGTCGGAGGGTCTACGCAAGTACGGTGCCGCCTTCCCCGAGCAGCACTGCTTCACCCTCGTCTTCAAGGGCAAGCGCAAGAACCTCGACCTGGCCGCCCGGGGCGAGGAGGACGCCCGCCACTGGGTGCAAGGGCTCACCAAGCTGATGGCGCGGCTGCAAGCCATGAGTCAACCAGAGAAGCTCGACCA CTGGATCCATGGGGTCCTGCAGCGAGCAGACAGGAACAAGGACAACAAGATGTCCTTCCGGGAGGTGAAGAGCATGCTGAGGATGATCAACATCTACATGGATGATGTCTACGCCTACAAGCTCTTCAAG GAGTGCGACCACTCGGGCAACGAGCGGCTGGAGGGCCGGGAGCTGGAGGAGTTTTGCCGACGGCTGCTGCGGCGGCCGGAGCTGGAGGAGCTTTTTGGGCGTTACTCGGGCGAGGACTGTGTCCTGTCGGCCGAGGAGCTGCGGGATTTCCTACGGGACCAGGGCGAGGACGCCAGCCTGCGCCAGGCCCGCGCCATCATCCGCACCTACGAGCTCAACGAGAAGG ccaggcagcaggacCTGATGATGCTGGATGGCTTCATGATGTACCTCCTCTCGGCCGCCGGTGACATCCTCAACCAGGAGCACACCAAGGTGCACCAGGACATGAGCCAGCCCCTGTGCCACTACttcatctcctcctcccacaACACCTACCTGACCCACAACCAGATCGGTGGCACCAGCAGCACCGAAGCCTATGTCAG CGATGTCATTGAGAGCATCCGTGACTACGCCTTCAAG CAATCGCCCTACCCTGTCATCCTGTCCCTGGAGAACCACTGTGGGCTGGAGCAGCAAGCTACCATGGCCCGGCACATGAAGGCCATCTTGGGGGACATGCTGCTGACGCAGCCGCTGGAGGGGCAGGACCCCCATGACCTCCCGTCCCCGGAG cagctgaaggggAAGGTCCTGGTGAAGGGCAAGAAGCTGCCAGAGCCGTGGCATGAGCCCCAGCGTGTCACCTCCCTTCTGGaccctgaggaggaggaagaggaagaggaggaagaggaagaggagaagctgCAGGACAGAAGCAGCCAGCAG tCACTGCAGTCGCTGCAGGAGATCAAACCTCTGCAG GCCAAGGATGCATCGCAGGTGGCCCCAGAGCTGTCGGCTGTGGTGGTGTACTGCCAGGCTGTCCCCTTCCCTGGCCTGGCCCATGCCCTGCGCCACCCCCGGCCCTGCGAGATGTCGTCCTTCAGCGAGAGGAAGGCTCGGAAGCTCATCAAGGAGGCGG GCTCGGCGCTGGTCCAGTACAACACCCGTCAGCTCAGCCGCATCTACCCGCTGGGGCTGAAGATGAACTCCTCCAACTACAACCCCCAGGAGATGTGGAACGCCGGCTGCCAGCTGG tgGCCCTCAACTTCCAGACGCCAGGCTACGAGATGGACCTGAACGCTGGGCGCTTCCTGGGCAATGGGCGCTGTGGCTACGTGCTGAAGCCCCCCTGCCTGCGCAGCCCCCCCGGAGAGCGGCCCCGCCACCTGGTGCTGCACATCAGGGTGAGGGCACCacgcccccccagccccacgcctgGGTGGGTGCCACCCGCGTCCCTGCTGGGTGACACCCACGGCGTTCCCATGCCTGGCCAG GTGATCTCGGCGCAGCAGCTGCCCAAGCtgaagagggagaaggggagctCCATCGTGGACCCCTTCGTGCGGGTGGAGATCCACGGCGTCCCGGCCGactgcagcaagcagcagacCCACCACAAGCTCAACAACG
- the PLCD3 gene encoding 1-phosphatidylinositol 4,5-bisphosphate phosphodiesterase delta-3 isoform X2 encodes MICGRKARPAAEQPRSPSDGSGGPRRPGRALKKMGLTEDEDIQRMLRGSPLWKIKSRGGPRERLFCLQEDGATVCFEGGFRHARSQQSFSVMHIEGVREGHQSEGLRKYGAAFPEQHCFTLVFKGKRKNLDLAARGEEDARHWVQGLTKLMARLQAMSQPEKLDHWIHGVLQRADRNKDNKMSFREVKSMLRMINIYMDDVYAYKLFKECDHSGNERLEGRELEEFCRRLLRRPELEELFGRYSGEDCVLSAEELRDFLRDQGEDASLRQARAIIRTYELNEKARQQDLMMLDGFMMYLLSAAGDILNQEHTKVHQDMSQPLCHYFISSSHNTYLTHNQIGGTSSTEAYVRALMAGCRCVELDCWEGSDGEPIVYHGHTLTSKILFSDVIESIRDYAFKQSPYPVILSLENHCGLEQQATMARHMKAILGDMLLTQPLEGQDPHDLPSPELKGKVLVKGKKLPEPWHEPQRVTSLLDPEEEEEEEEEEEEEKLQDRSSQQSLQSLQEIKPLQAKDASQVAPELSAVVVYCQAVPFPGLAHALRHPRPCEMSSFSERKARKLIKEAGSALVQYNTRQLSRIYPLGLKMNSSNYNPQEMWNAGCQLVALNFQTPGYEMDLNAGRFLGNGRCGYVLKPPCLRSPPGERPRHLVLHIRVRAPRPPSPTPGWVPPASLLGDTHGVPMPGQVISAQQLPKLKREKGSSIVDPFVRVEIHGVPADCSKQQTHHKLNNGFNPRWEETLSFQLLAPELALVRFVVEDYDSTSCNDFVGQFTLPLASMREGYRHIHLLSKDGASLSPATLFVHVQCKSL; translated from the exons ATGATCTGCGGCAGGAAGGCGCGTCCCGCCGCCgagcagccccgctccccctcgGACGGCTCCGGTggcccccgccggcccggcaGAGCCTTGAAGAAAATGG GCCTGACAGAGGACGAGGACATCCAGCGGATGCTGCGGGGCTCCCCGCTCTGGAAGATCAAGTCCCGGGGGGGCCCCAGGGAGCGGCTGTTCTGCCTGCAGGAGGACGGGGCGACCGTCTGCTTCGAGGGGGGCTTCAGGCATGCTcgctcccagcagagct TCTCGGTGATGCACATCGAGGGGGTGCGTGAGGGACACCAGTCGGAGGGTCTACGCAAGTACGGTGCCGCCTTCCCCGAGCAGCACTGCTTCACCCTCGTCTTCAAGGGCAAGCGCAAGAACCTCGACCTGGCCGCCCGGGGCGAGGAGGACGCCCGCCACTGGGTGCAAGGGCTCACCAAGCTGATGGCGCGGCTGCAAGCCATGAGTCAACCAGAGAAGCTCGACCA CTGGATCCATGGGGTCCTGCAGCGAGCAGACAGGAACAAGGACAACAAGATGTCCTTCCGGGAGGTGAAGAGCATGCTGAGGATGATCAACATCTACATGGATGATGTCTACGCCTACAAGCTCTTCAAG GAGTGCGACCACTCGGGCAACGAGCGGCTGGAGGGCCGGGAGCTGGAGGAGTTTTGCCGACGGCTGCTGCGGCGGCCGGAGCTGGAGGAGCTTTTTGGGCGTTACTCGGGCGAGGACTGTGTCCTGTCGGCCGAGGAGCTGCGGGATTTCCTACGGGACCAGGGCGAGGACGCCAGCCTGCGCCAGGCCCGCGCCATCATCCGCACCTACGAGCTCAACGAGAAGG ccaggcagcaggacCTGATGATGCTGGATGGCTTCATGATGTACCTCCTCTCGGCCGCCGGTGACATCCTCAACCAGGAGCACACCAAGGTGCACCAGGACATGAGCCAGCCCCTGTGCCACTACttcatctcctcctcccacaACACCTACCTGACCCACAACCAGATCGGTGGCACCAGCAGCACCGAAGCCTATGTCAG GGCGCTGATGGCGGGATGCCGTTGTGTGGAGCTGGACTGCTGGGAGGGCTCCGACGGGGAACCCATCGTCTATCATGGCCACACGCTCACCTCCAAAATCCTCTTCAGCGATGTCATTGAGAGCATCCGTGACTACGCCTTCAAG CAATCGCCCTACCCTGTCATCCTGTCCCTGGAGAACCACTGTGGGCTGGAGCAGCAAGCTACCATGGCCCGGCACATGAAGGCCATCTTGGGGGACATGCTGCTGACGCAGCCGCTGGAGGGGCAGGACCCCCATGACCTCCCGTCCCCGGAG ctgaaggggAAGGTCCTGGTGAAGGGCAAGAAGCTGCCAGAGCCGTGGCATGAGCCCCAGCGTGTCACCTCCCTTCTGGaccctgaggaggaggaagaggaagaggaggaagaggaagaggagaagctgCAGGACAGAAGCAGCCAGCAG tCACTGCAGTCGCTGCAGGAGATCAAACCTCTGCAG GCCAAGGATGCATCGCAGGTGGCCCCAGAGCTGTCGGCTGTGGTGGTGTACTGCCAGGCTGTCCCCTTCCCTGGCCTGGCCCATGCCCTGCGCCACCCCCGGCCCTGCGAGATGTCGTCCTTCAGCGAGAGGAAGGCTCGGAAGCTCATCAAGGAGGCGG GCTCGGCGCTGGTCCAGTACAACACCCGTCAGCTCAGCCGCATCTACCCGCTGGGGCTGAAGATGAACTCCTCCAACTACAACCCCCAGGAGATGTGGAACGCCGGCTGCCAGCTGG tgGCCCTCAACTTCCAGACGCCAGGCTACGAGATGGACCTGAACGCTGGGCGCTTCCTGGGCAATGGGCGCTGTGGCTACGTGCTGAAGCCCCCCTGCCTGCGCAGCCCCCCCGGAGAGCGGCCCCGCCACCTGGTGCTGCACATCAGGGTGAGGGCACCacgcccccccagccccacgcctgGGTGGGTGCCACCCGCGTCCCTGCTGGGTGACACCCACGGCGTTCCCATGCCTGGCCAG GTGATCTCGGCGCAGCAGCTGCCCAAGCtgaagagggagaaggggagctCCATCGTGGACCCCTTCGTGCGGGTGGAGATCCACGGCGTCCCGGCCGactgcagcaagcagcagacCCACCACAAGCTCAACAACG
- the PLCD3 gene encoding 1-phosphatidylinositol 4,5-bisphosphate phosphodiesterase delta-3 isoform X4 codes for MICGRKARPAAEQPRSPSDGSGGPRRPGRALKKMGLTEDEDIQRMLRGSPLWKIKSRGGPRERLFCLQEDGATVCFEGGFRHARSQQSFSVMHIEGVREGHQSEGLRKYGAAFPEQHCFTLVFKGKRKNLDLAARGEEDARHWVQGLTKLMARLQAMSQPEKLDHWIHGVLQRADRNKDNKMSFREVKSMLRMINIYMDDVYAYKLFKECDHSGNERLEGRELEEFCRRLLRRPELEELFGRYSGEDCVLSAEELRDFLRDQGEDASLRQARAIIRTYELNEKARQQDLMMLDGFMMYLLSAAGDILNQEHTKVHQDMSQPLCHYFISSSHNTYLTHNQIGGTSSTEAYVRALMAGCRCVELDCWEGSDGEPIVYHGHTLTSKILFSDVIESIRDYAFKQSPYPVILSLENHCGLEQQATMARHMKAILGDMLLTQPLEGQDPHDLPSPEQLKGKVLVKGKKLPEPWHEPQRVTSLLDPEEEEEEEEEEEEEKLQDRSSQQAKDASQVAPELSAVVVYCQAVPFPGLAHALRHPRPCEMSSFSERKARKLIKEAGSALVQYNTRQLSRIYPLGLKMNSSNYNPQEMWNAGCQLVALNFQTPGYEMDLNAGRFLGNGRCGYVLKPPCLRSPPGERPRHLVLHIRVRAPRPPSPTPGWVPPASLLGDTHGVPMPGQVISAQQLPKLKREKGSSIVDPFVRVEIHGVPADCSKQQTHHKLNNGFNPRWEETLSFQLLAPELALVRFVVEDYDSTSCNDFVGQFTLPLASMREGYRHIHLLSKDGASLSPATLFVHVQCKSL; via the exons ATGATCTGCGGCAGGAAGGCGCGTCCCGCCGCCgagcagccccgctccccctcgGACGGCTCCGGTggcccccgccggcccggcaGAGCCTTGAAGAAAATGG GCCTGACAGAGGACGAGGACATCCAGCGGATGCTGCGGGGCTCCCCGCTCTGGAAGATCAAGTCCCGGGGGGGCCCCAGGGAGCGGCTGTTCTGCCTGCAGGAGGACGGGGCGACCGTCTGCTTCGAGGGGGGCTTCAGGCATGCTcgctcccagcagagct TCTCGGTGATGCACATCGAGGGGGTGCGTGAGGGACACCAGTCGGAGGGTCTACGCAAGTACGGTGCCGCCTTCCCCGAGCAGCACTGCTTCACCCTCGTCTTCAAGGGCAAGCGCAAGAACCTCGACCTGGCCGCCCGGGGCGAGGAGGACGCCCGCCACTGGGTGCAAGGGCTCACCAAGCTGATGGCGCGGCTGCAAGCCATGAGTCAACCAGAGAAGCTCGACCA CTGGATCCATGGGGTCCTGCAGCGAGCAGACAGGAACAAGGACAACAAGATGTCCTTCCGGGAGGTGAAGAGCATGCTGAGGATGATCAACATCTACATGGATGATGTCTACGCCTACAAGCTCTTCAAG GAGTGCGACCACTCGGGCAACGAGCGGCTGGAGGGCCGGGAGCTGGAGGAGTTTTGCCGACGGCTGCTGCGGCGGCCGGAGCTGGAGGAGCTTTTTGGGCGTTACTCGGGCGAGGACTGTGTCCTGTCGGCCGAGGAGCTGCGGGATTTCCTACGGGACCAGGGCGAGGACGCCAGCCTGCGCCAGGCCCGCGCCATCATCCGCACCTACGAGCTCAACGAGAAGG ccaggcagcaggacCTGATGATGCTGGATGGCTTCATGATGTACCTCCTCTCGGCCGCCGGTGACATCCTCAACCAGGAGCACACCAAGGTGCACCAGGACATGAGCCAGCCCCTGTGCCACTACttcatctcctcctcccacaACACCTACCTGACCCACAACCAGATCGGTGGCACCAGCAGCACCGAAGCCTATGTCAG GGCGCTGATGGCGGGATGCCGTTGTGTGGAGCTGGACTGCTGGGAGGGCTCCGACGGGGAACCCATCGTCTATCATGGCCACACGCTCACCTCCAAAATCCTCTTCAGCGATGTCATTGAGAGCATCCGTGACTACGCCTTCAAG CAATCGCCCTACCCTGTCATCCTGTCCCTGGAGAACCACTGTGGGCTGGAGCAGCAAGCTACCATGGCCCGGCACATGAAGGCCATCTTGGGGGACATGCTGCTGACGCAGCCGCTGGAGGGGCAGGACCCCCATGACCTCCCGTCCCCGGAG cagctgaaggggAAGGTCCTGGTGAAGGGCAAGAAGCTGCCAGAGCCGTGGCATGAGCCCCAGCGTGTCACCTCCCTTCTGGaccctgaggaggaggaagaggaagaggaggaagaggaagaggagaagctgCAGGACAGAAGCAGCCAGCAG GCCAAGGATGCATCGCAGGTGGCCCCAGAGCTGTCGGCTGTGGTGGTGTACTGCCAGGCTGTCCCCTTCCCTGGCCTGGCCCATGCCCTGCGCCACCCCCGGCCCTGCGAGATGTCGTCCTTCAGCGAGAGGAAGGCTCGGAAGCTCATCAAGGAGGCGG GCTCGGCGCTGGTCCAGTACAACACCCGTCAGCTCAGCCGCATCTACCCGCTGGGGCTGAAGATGAACTCCTCCAACTACAACCCCCAGGAGATGTGGAACGCCGGCTGCCAGCTGG tgGCCCTCAACTTCCAGACGCCAGGCTACGAGATGGACCTGAACGCTGGGCGCTTCCTGGGCAATGGGCGCTGTGGCTACGTGCTGAAGCCCCCCTGCCTGCGCAGCCCCCCCGGAGAGCGGCCCCGCCACCTGGTGCTGCACATCAGGGTGAGGGCACCacgcccccccagccccacgcctgGGTGGGTGCCACCCGCGTCCCTGCTGGGTGACACCCACGGCGTTCCCATGCCTGGCCAG GTGATCTCGGCGCAGCAGCTGCCCAAGCtgaagagggagaaggggagctCCATCGTGGACCCCTTCGTGCGGGTGGAGATCCACGGCGTCCCGGCCGactgcagcaagcagcagacCCACCACAAGCTCAACAACG
- the PLCD3 gene encoding 1-phosphatidylinositol 4,5-bisphosphate phosphodiesterase delta-3 isoform X3, which yields MICGRKARPAAEQPRSPSDGSGGPRRPGRALKKMGLTEDEDIQRMLRGSPLWKIKSRGGPRERLFCLQEDGATVCFEGGFRHARSQQSFSVMHIEGVREGHQSEGLRKYGAAFPEQHCFTLVFKGKRKNLDLAARGEEDARHWVQGLTKLMARLQAMSQPEKLDHWIHGVLQRADRNKDNKMSFREVKSMLRMINIYMDDVYAYKLFKECDHSGNERLEGRELEEFCRRLLRRPELEELFGRYSGEDCVLSAEELRDFLRDQGEDASLRQARAIIRTYELNEKARQQDLMMLDGFMMYLLSAAGDILNQEHTKVHQDMSQPLCHYFISSSHNTYLTHNQIGGTSSTEAYVRALMAGCRCVELDCWEGSDGEPIVYHGHTLTSKILFSDVIESIRDYAFKQSPYPVILSLENHCGLEQQATMARHMKAILGDMLLTQPLEGQDPHDLPSPEGKKLPEPWHEPQRVTSLLDPEEEEEEEEEEEEEKLQDRSSQQSLQSLQEIKPLQAKDASQVAPELSAVVVYCQAVPFPGLAHALRHPRPCEMSSFSERKARKLIKEAGSALVQYNTRQLSRIYPLGLKMNSSNYNPQEMWNAGCQLVALNFQTPGYEMDLNAGRFLGNGRCGYVLKPPCLRSPPGERPRHLVLHIRVRAPRPPSPTPGWVPPASLLGDTHGVPMPGQVISAQQLPKLKREKGSSIVDPFVRVEIHGVPADCSKQQTHHKLNNGFNPRWEETLSFQLLAPELALVRFVVEDYDSTSCNDFVGQFTLPLASMREGYRHIHLLSKDGASLSPATLFVHVQCKSL from the exons ATGATCTGCGGCAGGAAGGCGCGTCCCGCCGCCgagcagccccgctccccctcgGACGGCTCCGGTggcccccgccggcccggcaGAGCCTTGAAGAAAATGG GCCTGACAGAGGACGAGGACATCCAGCGGATGCTGCGGGGCTCCCCGCTCTGGAAGATCAAGTCCCGGGGGGGCCCCAGGGAGCGGCTGTTCTGCCTGCAGGAGGACGGGGCGACCGTCTGCTTCGAGGGGGGCTTCAGGCATGCTcgctcccagcagagct TCTCGGTGATGCACATCGAGGGGGTGCGTGAGGGACACCAGTCGGAGGGTCTACGCAAGTACGGTGCCGCCTTCCCCGAGCAGCACTGCTTCACCCTCGTCTTCAAGGGCAAGCGCAAGAACCTCGACCTGGCCGCCCGGGGCGAGGAGGACGCCCGCCACTGGGTGCAAGGGCTCACCAAGCTGATGGCGCGGCTGCAAGCCATGAGTCAACCAGAGAAGCTCGACCA CTGGATCCATGGGGTCCTGCAGCGAGCAGACAGGAACAAGGACAACAAGATGTCCTTCCGGGAGGTGAAGAGCATGCTGAGGATGATCAACATCTACATGGATGATGTCTACGCCTACAAGCTCTTCAAG GAGTGCGACCACTCGGGCAACGAGCGGCTGGAGGGCCGGGAGCTGGAGGAGTTTTGCCGACGGCTGCTGCGGCGGCCGGAGCTGGAGGAGCTTTTTGGGCGTTACTCGGGCGAGGACTGTGTCCTGTCGGCCGAGGAGCTGCGGGATTTCCTACGGGACCAGGGCGAGGACGCCAGCCTGCGCCAGGCCCGCGCCATCATCCGCACCTACGAGCTCAACGAGAAGG ccaggcagcaggacCTGATGATGCTGGATGGCTTCATGATGTACCTCCTCTCGGCCGCCGGTGACATCCTCAACCAGGAGCACACCAAGGTGCACCAGGACATGAGCCAGCCCCTGTGCCACTACttcatctcctcctcccacaACACCTACCTGACCCACAACCAGATCGGTGGCACCAGCAGCACCGAAGCCTATGTCAG GGCGCTGATGGCGGGATGCCGTTGTGTGGAGCTGGACTGCTGGGAGGGCTCCGACGGGGAACCCATCGTCTATCATGGCCACACGCTCACCTCCAAAATCCTCTTCAGCGATGTCATTGAGAGCATCCGTGACTACGCCTTCAAG CAATCGCCCTACCCTGTCATCCTGTCCCTGGAGAACCACTGTGGGCTGGAGCAGCAAGCTACCATGGCCCGGCACATGAAGGCCATCTTGGGGGACATGCTGCTGACGCAGCCGCTGGAGGGGCAGGACCCCCATGACCTCCCGTCCCCGGAG GGCAAGAAGCTGCCAGAGCCGTGGCATGAGCCCCAGCGTGTCACCTCCCTTCTGGaccctgaggaggaggaagaggaagaggaggaagaggaagaggagaagctgCAGGACAGAAGCAGCCAGCAG tCACTGCAGTCGCTGCAGGAGATCAAACCTCTGCAG GCCAAGGATGCATCGCAGGTGGCCCCAGAGCTGTCGGCTGTGGTGGTGTACTGCCAGGCTGTCCCCTTCCCTGGCCTGGCCCATGCCCTGCGCCACCCCCGGCCCTGCGAGATGTCGTCCTTCAGCGAGAGGAAGGCTCGGAAGCTCATCAAGGAGGCGG GCTCGGCGCTGGTCCAGTACAACACCCGTCAGCTCAGCCGCATCTACCCGCTGGGGCTGAAGATGAACTCCTCCAACTACAACCCCCAGGAGATGTGGAACGCCGGCTGCCAGCTGG tgGCCCTCAACTTCCAGACGCCAGGCTACGAGATGGACCTGAACGCTGGGCGCTTCCTGGGCAATGGGCGCTGTGGCTACGTGCTGAAGCCCCCCTGCCTGCGCAGCCCCCCCGGAGAGCGGCCCCGCCACCTGGTGCTGCACATCAGGGTGAGGGCACCacgcccccccagccccacgcctgGGTGGGTGCCACCCGCGTCCCTGCTGGGTGACACCCACGGCGTTCCCATGCCTGGCCAG GTGATCTCGGCGCAGCAGCTGCCCAAGCtgaagagggagaaggggagctCCATCGTGGACCCCTTCGTGCGGGTGGAGATCCACGGCGTCCCGGCCGactgcagcaagcagcagacCCACCACAAGCTCAACAACG